The Roseimicrobium gellanilyticum genome contains a region encoding:
- a CDS encoding cytochrome c oxidase subunit II, which translates to MNLDPIVAAIPALNKILGIPELASEHGEMVDHMLELVHWFMLVLFIGWSTFLVFVFTKFRKDKSAKADYVGVRGHASTHIEIGVVIVEAILLLGFAFPLWAQQSVGYPTGKEVVKVRAMGEKFKWNFQYAGQDGTLGGYALANIGNPATNEMGLDAKDPNGKDDFVKGATLTLPVGRPVIIDVTSKDVIHNLALVPMRAAQDATPGVNGHLWFTPTKTGSWDIICGQLCGAGHSGMRGTLEVIPQKDFDEFMKEGSEGALKNAAAAPAAAPAAAH; encoded by the coding sequence ATGAATCTGGATCCTATCGTCGCTGCCATCCCTGCCCTTAACAAGATTCTGGGTATCCCGGAGCTTGCTTCCGAGCATGGAGAAATGGTCGATCACATGCTGGAACTGGTGCACTGGTTCATGCTGGTTCTGTTCATCGGCTGGAGCACTTTCCTGGTGTTTGTGTTCACCAAGTTCCGCAAGGACAAGAGCGCCAAGGCGGACTACGTCGGTGTGCGTGGTCACGCGTCGACCCACATTGAAATCGGCGTGGTGATTGTGGAGGCCATTCTGCTCCTCGGGTTTGCCTTTCCCCTCTGGGCACAGCAGTCCGTGGGCTATCCCACCGGCAAGGAAGTGGTGAAGGTGCGCGCCATGGGTGAGAAGTTTAAGTGGAACTTCCAGTACGCTGGCCAGGATGGCACCCTCGGTGGGTACGCTCTCGCAAACATTGGAAACCCCGCCACGAATGAAATGGGGCTCGACGCCAAGGACCCGAATGGCAAGGATGACTTCGTGAAGGGTGCTACTCTGACCCTCCCCGTCGGCCGCCCGGTGATCATCGACGTGACCAGCAAGGACGTGATTCACAACCTCGCGCTCGTCCCCATGCGTGCCGCGCAGGACGCCACCCCTGGCGTGAACGGTCACCTCTGGTTCACCCCCACAAAGACGGGCTCATGGGACATCATCTGCGGTCAGCTTTGTGGCGCCGGTCACAGTGGCATGCGCGGCACTCTGGAAGTGATTCCGCAGAAGGACTTTGACGAATTCATGAAGGAAGGCAGCGAAGGCGCCCTCAAGAATGCTGCTGCTGCCCCGGCCGCAGCCCCGGCTGCCGCGCACTAA
- a CDS encoding cbb3-type cytochrome c oxidase subunit I, which produces MATTDSSISNSDSLRRAAIDRSVKGPVLFLFANAAMWLLASTVMGLIASIKLVSPDFLNYDWLWFLNYSRLQPAHMAALVYGWAMQAGLGVAVWLLARRSGQALSGGAGTMLVAGIFWNVGVTLGVIGILSGAGTALQWLEFPSFVWPVLLIPYLVIAVNMIVHYNRANRQQGFHLTSWYLLAALLCFPWIFLTGNLVLNCFAAATPIGAIGAGVNAWYVSATIMLFFAPLGLGVCYYFIPKITGQPVYSYQLAQIGFWGLIILGGWSGFQKYMGGPVPSWTAAVGGMATILLLVPAGIVALNHHLTTSGKHSLIETSPTLRFIFVGSASFLVTSGIAALISNFWTGTNFQFTYAEYGYHLAAVYAFFSMTMFGAIYYITPRLAGCEWLSARLIRNHFWFSVYGITALVACMVIGGLAQGQSQNNPDNWNQPFIGSVINARGYLVGRALAWAFILWSNFWFFTHLVFMVLGLGRRSVAPTLLVHDHHDERPAAVPAPTHPPASATA; this is translated from the coding sequence ATGGCGACCACAGACTCGTCCATCTCGAACAGCGACAGCCTGCGCCGCGCGGCCATTGACCGCTCGGTGAAGGGGCCGGTGCTTTTCCTTTTCGCCAATGCCGCCATGTGGCTGCTGGCCTCGACCGTGATGGGCTTGATTGCCTCCATCAAACTGGTCTCCCCTGACTTCCTGAACTACGACTGGCTCTGGTTCCTGAACTACAGCCGTCTTCAGCCCGCTCACATGGCAGCCTTGGTTTATGGCTGGGCCATGCAGGCCGGCCTCGGCGTGGCAGTGTGGCTTCTGGCCCGTCGCAGTGGTCAGGCCCTTTCAGGTGGCGCTGGCACGATGCTGGTGGCTGGCATCTTCTGGAACGTAGGCGTGACTCTCGGTGTGATCGGCATTCTTTCCGGTGCGGGCACTGCTCTCCAGTGGCTGGAGTTTCCCTCCTTCGTCTGGCCGGTGCTGTTGATTCCTTACCTCGTCATTGCGGTGAACATGATTGTGCACTACAACCGCGCGAATCGTCAGCAGGGTTTCCACCTCACTTCCTGGTACCTGCTTGCCGCGCTGCTTTGCTTCCCCTGGATCTTCCTCACGGGTAACCTGGTGCTCAACTGCTTCGCCGCTGCCACCCCGATTGGTGCCATCGGTGCCGGTGTCAATGCCTGGTACGTGAGCGCAACCATCATGCTCTTCTTCGCGCCTCTCGGCCTGGGCGTGTGCTACTACTTCATCCCGAAGATCACCGGTCAGCCGGTGTACAGCTACCAGCTCGCGCAGATTGGCTTCTGGGGCCTCATCATCCTCGGCGGTTGGAGTGGCTTCCAAAAATACATGGGCGGCCCGGTTCCTTCCTGGACGGCAGCCGTTGGTGGTATGGCGACCATCCTGCTCCTCGTGCCAGCGGGCATCGTGGCACTGAACCACCACCTCACCACCTCGGGCAAGCACAGCCTCATTGAGACCAGCCCGACCCTGCGCTTCATCTTCGTGGGTTCCGCCTCGTTCCTTGTGACGAGCGGCATCGCGGCCCTCATCAGCAACTTCTGGACGGGCACGAATTTCCAGTTCACCTACGCGGAATACGGCTACCACCTCGCTGCGGTGTACGCCTTCTTCAGCATGACGATGTTTGGCGCCATCTACTACATCACACCGCGTCTCGCCGGTTGTGAGTGGCTCAGCGCCCGTCTTATCCGCAATCACTTCTGGTTCTCCGTGTATGGAATCACGGCCCTGGTGGCTTGCATGGTGATTGGTGGTCTTGCCCAGGGGCAGAGCCAGAACAATCCCGACAACTGGAACCAGCCCTTCATCGGCAGTGTGATCAATGCGCGTGGCTACCTGGTGGGTCGCGCTCTTGCCTGGGCCTTCATCCTCTGGTCGAACTTCTGGTTCTTCACCCATCTGGTCTTCATGGTCCTCGGCCTTGGCCGCCGCAGCGTGGCTCCCACCCTGCTGGTGCATGACCATCACGACGAGCGCCCCGCCGCTGTGCCCGCCCCGACTCATCCCCCGGCTTCCGCGACGGCCTAA
- a CDS encoding cbb3-type cytochrome c oxidase subunit II, translating into MTGSRKFLFGLAGAFGVPWLLLVIIPVIKAQKLTPEAYDKDRDGIEGVYPSTSIDRQGQLVYISEGCAQCHTQMIRPSFVGILDGWKKGWGSDQSDQPKHAVRPSKWEDYMGEPVAPLGIQRNGPDLANYGYRAPKERAAIHLKLYAPRASKTNAWSMMPSYRHLYKVKAIEGNGSSHALEFPEDMAKELKPKKGFEVVPTPAAEQLVDYLLSLKKDAPVPGEVVAEDAK; encoded by the coding sequence ATGACTGGTTCCCGCAAGTTTCTTTTCGGCCTGGCCGGCGCCTTTGGCGTTCCCTGGCTGCTGCTCGTCATCATTCCGGTGATCAAAGCGCAAAAGCTCACCCCTGAAGCCTACGACAAGGATCGTGACGGCATCGAGGGTGTGTACCCCTCCACCTCGATCGACCGCCAGGGTCAGCTCGTGTACATCTCGGAAGGTTGCGCCCAGTGCCACACGCAGATGATTCGTCCCAGCTTTGTCGGTATTCTGGACGGCTGGAAGAAAGGCTGGGGCAGTGATCAAAGCGACCAGCCCAAGCATGCCGTTCGCCCCAGCAAGTGGGAAGACTACATGGGTGAGCCGGTGGCTCCGCTCGGCATTCAGCGCAATGGTCCCGACCTTGCCAATTATGGCTACCGTGCCCCCAAGGAGCGCGCCGCCATCCACCTGAAGCTGTATGCGCCGCGTGCTTCGAAGACGAATGCCTGGAGCATGATGCCCTCCTACCGTCACCTCTACAAAGTGAAGGCGATTGAAGGCAACGGTTCCTCGCACGCCCTGGAATTCCCCGAGGACATGGCGAAGGAACTCAAGCCCAAGAAGGGTTTCGAAGTGGTGCCCACCCCCGCGGCGGAGCAACTGGTCGACTATCTGCTGTCACTCAAGAAGGATGCACCCGTGCCCGGCGAAGTCGTGGCTGAGGACGCGAAATAA
- the cyoE gene encoding heme o synthase yields the protein MTETETTSSNTAPSPGTMKDIMVLTKFRLSAMVIVTTFVGFWLNSHGPLNWWLLVHTILGSTLAAFGAAVFNQLMEIDVDKRMKRTADRPLPSRRMEPGAAFAIGWLLSAFAIIHLVKMVNLEAATLCAMTLAVYLFIYTPMKQQSAWNTIVGAVSGALPPLIGWAGAAGQPAESDPYFRWQIIVSPGAIYLFLLLFLWQLPHFLAINWMYRDEYRKGGFVMWANDDDTGAKTSRLAFLFSICTVVAAFLPALTGQTGFWFLPAACVINGALLWLAWKFLKTPDRPTARKLFFYTLMHLPLLLGVSMAFWKRL from the coding sequence ATGACGGAAACCGAGACCACCAGCAGCAACACGGCACCATCGCCAGGCACCATGAAGGACATCATGGTACTGACGAAGTTCCGTCTGAGCGCGATGGTGATCGTCACCACCTTCGTGGGTTTTTGGCTGAACAGTCATGGCCCGCTGAACTGGTGGCTTCTGGTGCACACCATCCTGGGCAGCACGCTCGCGGCCTTTGGGGCAGCGGTGTTCAACCAACTGATGGAGATCGACGTCGATAAGCGCATGAAGCGAACAGCGGATCGGCCGCTGCCTTCACGTCGTATGGAACCGGGGGCTGCCTTTGCCATTGGATGGCTGTTGAGCGCGTTTGCCATCATTCATCTGGTCAAGATGGTGAATCTGGAAGCTGCCACCTTGTGCGCCATGACGCTGGCGGTATACCTCTTCATTTACACACCGATGAAACAGCAGTCCGCGTGGAATACCATTGTGGGCGCGGTGTCTGGGGCGTTGCCACCCCTTATCGGTTGGGCTGGTGCGGCAGGTCAGCCCGCAGAGAGTGATCCGTATTTCCGCTGGCAGATCATTGTCTCACCGGGAGCCATCTATCTCTTCCTGCTTCTCTTCCTGTGGCAGCTTCCACACTTCCTGGCCATCAACTGGATGTACCGCGATGAATATCGGAAGGGTGGTTTTGTCATGTGGGCGAATGATGATGACACAGGGGCCAAGACCTCACGTCTCGCGTTTCTCTTTTCCATCTGCACGGTGGTCGCAGCCTTCCTGCCGGCGCTCACAGGCCAGACGGGGTTCTGGTTCCTGCCTGCGGCTTGTGTCATCAATGGAGCGCTGCTCTGGCTGGCGTGGAAGTTCCTGAAAACTCCAGACCGCCCCACGGCACGAAAACTTTTCTTCTACACCCTGATGCATTTACCGCTGCTGCTCGGGGTGAGCATGGCATTCTGGAAGCGCCTGTGA
- a CDS encoding cytochrome C oxidase subunit IV family protein, whose translation MAHDHHDHDSPEAIRKASNMIWIVGLVLVFGTVVTVWARDWDMGTRGKNIAFGMLIATIKASFVGLIFMHLKSERGLIYKFLFFTVIFAIGLFVLTYLAWADPLHSHIIPAVEHG comes from the coding sequence ATGGCACACGACCATCACGACCACGACAGCCCTGAAGCGATCCGCAAGGCATCGAATATGATCTGGATCGTTGGACTTGTCCTTGTATTCGGCACGGTTGTTACCGTGTGGGCAAGAGACTGGGATATGGGTACCCGCGGTAAAAACATTGCCTTCGGCATGCTCATCGCAACCATCAAAGCCTCGTTCGTGGGACTGATCTTCATGCACTTGAAGAGCGAGCGTGGCCTGATCTACAAGTTCCTCTTCTTCACGGTCATCTTCGCCATCGGGTTGTTTGTGCTGACGTACCTCGCGTGGGCTGACCCGCTGCATTCGCACATCATTCCGGCCGTCGAGCACGGTTAA
- a CDS encoding cytochrome c oxidase subunit I — translation MSSATATHDHSHADHAHEHDHHQQSWLYKYIFSTDHKVIGIQYGFTAMAFLLFGFFLMMVMRWSIAFPGQPMPIFGAIMGERWAPGGVVTPELYNMFGAMHGTIMVFLGIVPLGFAAFGNYVMPLQIGAVDMAFPKLNAWSYWLYFIGGLMMMISFFLPTGAAQVGWTNYSPLATTAQIDVKDLFWTGQTQWLMAMVMLISSSLLGAVNFITTLLNLRCKGMTWMRMPFFCWAMLVTAFLLLLAFPPLEVAAILQLFDRLFGSSFFLPTGLVEANRHLDIAGGGSPLLYQHLFWFLGHPEVYVLILPAIAIVAEVIPTNIRRPLWGHRTMIYAALVLGFLSFIVWAHHMYLTGMGSVVSTFFQITTVLISVPSVILLTCLMISLWGGSIRFNTAMLFACAFLPMFGIGGLTGLPLAFSYIDLFLHDTYYVIGHFHYVVAPGTIFGLFAGIYHWYPKITGRFMNETAGRWHFWPSLVFMNLLFAPMLVQGMAGFHRRWHDGGAAFEGTTHGSMWISELVGGVFKLFGFHMYDGKGNDITDTLMILNPLMSFAAWGLALSQVPFIINLFLSIKGGKKVTSDNPWQSTTLEWATPTPPGHGNFLEDPVVYRQPYEYSVPGAETDYTPSWLPEGAKVEDKLTHAKH, via the coding sequence ATGAGCTCTGCGACTGCCACTCACGACCACTCTCACGCCGATCATGCGCACGAGCATGATCATCACCAGCAGAGCTGGCTCTACAAGTACATCTTCTCGACCGACCACAAGGTCATCGGCATCCAGTACGGATTTACCGCGATGGCGTTCCTGCTGTTCGGTTTCTTCCTGATGATGGTCATGCGCTGGAGCATTGCCTTCCCGGGCCAGCCGATGCCGATCTTCGGTGCCATCATGGGTGAGCGCTGGGCTCCTGGCGGTGTGGTGACTCCTGAGCTCTACAACATGTTCGGTGCCATGCACGGCACCATCATGGTGTTCCTCGGCATCGTGCCCCTTGGTTTCGCTGCTTTCGGCAACTACGTGATGCCCCTGCAAATCGGTGCGGTGGACATGGCCTTCCCGAAGCTGAACGCCTGGAGCTACTGGCTCTATTTCATCGGCGGCCTCATGATGATGATCAGCTTCTTCCTTCCGACGGGCGCTGCCCAGGTGGGTTGGACGAACTACTCACCGTTGGCCACCACGGCCCAAATCGACGTGAAGGACCTGTTCTGGACTGGCCAGACGCAGTGGCTCATGGCGATGGTAATGCTCATCTCCTCCTCGCTGCTCGGTGCTGTGAACTTCATCACCACCCTGCTGAACCTGCGCTGCAAGGGCATGACCTGGATGCGCATGCCGTTCTTCTGCTGGGCGATGCTCGTGACCGCCTTCCTGCTGCTCCTGGCTTTCCCCCCTCTGGAAGTGGCCGCCATTCTGCAGCTCTTTGACCGTCTCTTCGGTTCCAGCTTCTTCCTGCCCACTGGACTTGTGGAAGCCAACCGTCACCTTGACATCGCCGGCGGTGGTAGCCCTCTCCTGTACCAGCACTTGTTCTGGTTCCTGGGTCACCCTGAGGTGTACGTGCTCATCCTTCCGGCCATCGCCATTGTGGCGGAGGTCATCCCGACGAACATTCGCCGTCCGCTGTGGGGCCATCGCACGATGATCTACGCAGCCCTCGTGCTGGGCTTCCTGAGCTTCATCGTGTGGGCACACCACATGTACCTCACCGGCATGGGCTCGGTGGTGAGCACCTTCTTCCAGATCACCACGGTGTTGATCTCGGTGCCCTCGGTGATCCTGCTGACCTGCCTCATGATCTCCCTGTGGGGTGGTTCCATCCGCTTCAATACGGCGATGCTGTTCGCATGCGCGTTCCTCCCGATGTTCGGTATCGGTGGTCTCACCGGTCTGCCGCTGGCCTTCAGCTACATCGACCTCTTCCTGCACGACACCTACTATGTGATCGGTCACTTCCACTACGTGGTGGCGCCGGGTACCATCTTTGGTCTCTTTGCAGGCATCTACCACTGGTACCCCAAGATCACGGGACGTTTCATGAATGAAACTGCCGGTCGCTGGCACTTCTGGCCCTCCCTGGTGTTCATGAACCTGCTGTTCGCGCCGATGTTGGTGCAGGGTATGGCGGGCTTCCATCGCCGCTGGCACGATGGTGGTGCTGCCTTTGAAGGCACGACCCACGGCAGCATGTGGATCTCCGAACTCGTCGGGGGTGTGTTCAAGCTCTTTGGCTTCCACATGTATGATGGCAAGGGTAACGACATCACGGACACCCTGATGATTCTCAACCCGCTGATGTCCTTCGCAGCATGGGGACTCGCCCTGTCGCAGGTTCCTTTCATCATCAATCTCTTCCTGAGCATCAAGGGTGGCAAGAAGGTGACCTCGGACAATCCTTGGCAGTCCACCACGCTTGAGTGGGCAACACCGACGCCTCCCGGACACGGCAACTTCCTTGAGGATCCGGTCGTCTACCGCCAGCCCTATGAGTACAGCGTCCCCGGCGCCGAAACGGACTACACACCCTCGTGGCTTCCTGAAGGTGCCAAGGTGGAGGACAAACTCACCCACGCAAAGCACTGA
- a CDS encoding cytochrome c oxidase subunit 3 produces MEIPYTVKARPDTGLWNAKIGVWLFLASEVMLFGGLFSAYIFLRLAPEGPWPVQVLTVSWGFWNTLILILSSVTVLQAWVALKLRKYNLFRIWMALTIFCAFAFLGIKSIEYNDKFHHYGLRLHDGSVMEGHLPHEADGSHGKYKITFSDVTTVTLASRPMDMGLFGISFFHNGSDGEFLKYITEGEPKFKTEDGAEITLDEAKVKELMDHARSKEHKDEKGVWKPIASVKLTAVKPLKFTIPAGKMFDNSWTEKNAYLRDGTVLEGKLTDDAVKLEVDKLDFRWLFPHHEKDEEKAFAAALNADLWKHIPNGAELKEKFKTHRAHHLDHFHKKHDADLGGKAVPNPMNNDDFVRNTYSVLHAELEKFSAGGATHEPAKHSSNQDANGTASRVAALEQGAAHDASGGGHHDHPTVTVPHKEVAHFSNFTPKWHNYYAIYFCITGLHGLHVLAGALVLSYFLLFGKKLYDKDPEHMANRVEVGGLFWHFVDLVWIFLFPLLYLL; encoded by the coding sequence ATGGAAATCCCATACACCGTAAAAGCCAGACCGGACACCGGGCTGTGGAATGCCAAGATTGGCGTCTGGCTCTTCCTCGCCTCCGAAGTCATGCTCTTCGGCGGCCTGTTCTCCGCCTACATCTTCCTGCGCCTTGCGCCAGAAGGTCCCTGGCCGGTGCAGGTGCTCACGGTGAGCTGGGGATTCTGGAACACCCTGATCCTGATTCTATCCTCCGTGACCGTGCTTCAGGCATGGGTCGCGCTGAAGCTGCGGAAGTACAATCTCTTCCGCATCTGGATGGCCCTCACCATCTTCTGTGCTTTCGCCTTCCTCGGCATCAAAAGCATCGAGTACAATGACAAGTTCCATCACTACGGTCTGCGCCTGCATGACGGCTCGGTGATGGAAGGCCACTTGCCTCACGAGGCAGACGGTTCCCACGGCAAGTACAAGATCACGTTCTCCGACGTGACCACGGTGACCCTGGCCAGTCGCCCCATGGACATGGGTCTCTTCGGCATCAGCTTCTTCCACAACGGCTCGGACGGAGAGTTCTTGAAGTACATCACGGAAGGTGAACCCAAGTTCAAGACCGAAGACGGCGCGGAGATCACCCTTGATGAAGCCAAGGTGAAGGAATTGATGGACCACGCCCGCAGCAAGGAACACAAGGACGAGAAGGGCGTTTGGAAGCCCATCGCCTCGGTGAAGCTCACGGCGGTGAAGCCCCTGAAATTCACGATCCCTGCCGGCAAGATGTTCGACAACTCCTGGACGGAGAAGAATGCCTACCTTCGTGACGGCACTGTCCTCGAAGGCAAGCTCACGGATGACGCTGTGAAGCTCGAGGTCGACAAGCTGGACTTCCGCTGGCTCTTCCCCCACCACGAGAAGGACGAGGAGAAGGCTTTTGCCGCCGCCCTCAACGCAGATCTTTGGAAGCACATTCCCAATGGGGCTGAATTGAAGGAGAAGTTCAAGACGCACCGTGCCCACCATCTGGATCACTTCCACAAGAAGCACGATGCTGATCTTGGCGGCAAGGCGGTTCCGAATCCCATGAACAACGACGACTTCGTGCGCAACACCTATTCGGTGCTGCATGCGGAGCTGGAGAAGTTCTCTGCGGGTGGTGCCACGCATGAACCTGCAAAGCATTCCAGCAATCAGGACGCCAATGGCACTGCCTCCCGGGTGGCTGCTCTGGAACAAGGCGCTGCGCATGATGCCTCCGGCGGTGGTCACCACGACCATCCCACGGTCACTGTGCCCCACAAGGAAGTGGCCCACTTCTCCAACTTCACCCCGAAGTGGCATAACTACTACGCCATCTACTTCTGCATCACCGGCCTTCACGGTTTGCACGTTCTTGCTGGCGCGCTCGTCCTCTCTTATTTCCTCCTCTTCGGCAAGAAGCTGTATGACAAGGATCCCGAGCACATGGCAAACCGTGTGGAAGTAGGCGGCCTCTTCTGGCACTTTGTGGATCTGGTGTGGATCTTCCTTTTCCCGCTGCTGTATCTCCTCTAG
- a CDS encoding SCO family protein, with amino-acid sequence MSTPPPAETRRIHPLTIWIPIIAIVGGIVVAYSYLVKLSMEKRQDRLPVLSRLEKDLTLVERSGKTVELSQLKGKVIVACWVYTHCPRGCAGVVSAMLDVHKDYENNPDVHFLSVSVDPDDGAEQLKTFADGLKIGGDNWWFVNGPKDVLRSYMTRYFGFMAVQDIPEKDRLSPADKYMHDMKVALVDKQGRVRGHYDISNPDPQQNEFINAKFREDMKRVLAETQSSNNMAMGIILLSVMGISVLSLLIMAWKRPPGRPAPSDPATAP; translated from the coding sequence ATGAGCACTCCCCCCCCTGCTGAAACTCGTCGCATTCACCCTCTCACCATCTGGATCCCCATCATTGCCATCGTGGGGGGCATCGTGGTGGCGTATAGCTACCTGGTGAAATTGAGCATGGAGAAGCGCCAGGATCGCCTGCCGGTGCTCTCACGTCTTGAGAAGGATCTCACCCTCGTTGAGCGCAGTGGGAAGACCGTTGAGCTTTCACAACTCAAGGGCAAGGTCATTGTCGCCTGCTGGGTGTACACGCATTGCCCTCGCGGCTGCGCAGGCGTCGTGAGTGCGATGCTCGACGTGCACAAGGATTACGAGAACAATCCCGACGTGCATTTCCTTTCCGTGAGTGTGGATCCTGACGACGGAGCTGAGCAGTTGAAGACGTTTGCGGATGGACTGAAGATTGGAGGGGACAACTGGTGGTTCGTCAATGGGCCCAAGGATGTGCTGCGAAGCTACATGACGCGCTACTTCGGTTTCATGGCTGTGCAGGATATTCCGGAAAAGGACCGGCTGTCTCCCGCGGACAAGTACATGCATGACATGAAGGTCGCGCTCGTGGACAAGCAGGGGAGGGTGCGTGGTCACTACGATATCTCCAATCCGGATCCCCAACAGAATGAGTTCATCAACGCCAAATTCAGAGAGGATATGAAGAGGGTTCTTGCTGAAACCCAGTCTTCCAACAACATGGCCATGGGCATCATCCTGCTTTCTGTCATGGGCATCTCCGTGCTCTCTCTGCTGATCATGGCGTGGAAGCGGCCGCCCGGCAGACCTGCTCCCTCCGACCCCGCCACGGCTCCCTGA
- a CDS encoding c-type cytochrome has protein sequence MNENAPQNFDSTDLDRLHAAVKREKPDVRPGAEPSPLWVFIATMVAMVFGGGYLGAYVGGFGFDRNSPFDGTPKDVRPIIQTEGGELDPFQFAMKKGAGVYNICGGCHGAAGTGQPGAIPPLAGSEWVLGGTERTTRVILHGLGGAVQVKGVTYNGVMPPQGALSDKEISYVLTYIRNSWGNSGHMVTPEMVKKVREETATHAAAYTQAELDAFKDKDIEGPIPAGPGATVAPAAAPAPAK, from the coding sequence ATGAACGAAAACGCTCCCCAGAATTTTGATTCCACCGACCTTGACCGTCTGCATGCAGCGGTGAAGCGCGAGAAGCCGGACGTGCGTCCTGGCGCGGAACCTTCGCCCCTTTGGGTCTTCATCGCCACCATGGTGGCCATGGTCTTTGGCGGTGGTTACCTCGGTGCCTATGTCGGCGGCTTCGGTTTCGACCGGAATTCTCCCTTCGATGGCACTCCCAAGGATGTTCGCCCTATCATTCAGACGGAAGGTGGAGAACTTGATCCCTTCCAGTTCGCCATGAAAAAGGGCGCTGGTGTGTACAACATCTGCGGTGGCTGCCACGGCGCCGCGGGTACTGGCCAGCCCGGTGCCATTCCTCCGCTCGCCGGCTCCGAATGGGTGCTCGGTGGCACAGAGCGTACTACTCGCGTGATTCTTCACGGCCTCGGCGGCGCGGTGCAGGTCAAGGGTGTTACCTACAATGGTGTGATGCCTCCGCAGGGTGCGCTTTCCGACAAGGAAATCTCCTACGTGCTCACCTACATCCGCAACTCCTGGGGCAACTCCGGCCACATGGTCACTCCGGAAATGGTGAAGAAAGTGCGTGAAGAAACCGCCACCCATGCGGCTGCCTACACCCAAGCCGAGCTCGATGCTTTTAAGGACAAGGACATCGAAGGCCCGATTCCTGCCGGTCCTGGCGCTACTGTAGCCCCCGCCGCTGCTCCCGCTCCTGCCAAGTAA
- a CDS encoding COX15/CtaA family protein: MIWTRFQRLAIATFIAVELLIFVGAAVRASGSGLGCPDWPFCYGCWLPPTKAADIDFSKLDLEKFRKKAAQHGRDPASITEESLRTEFDPVATWIEYLNRLTSLPVGFTSLLLFGASFGQLKQRRFGVFLAGVSAFALVLINAWLGARVVLSGLKPGIITLHMALAILLQCVLVYAAWRGTAMPWHLNTKGRMTAGLRMLGWLLFLLIVIEGVMGSQVRELTDALAKSHVGELRSQWVGELEQSWVYLIHRSFSWLIVACVLWWVWEAKSVLKKVGWLEWGVVGIVFAQMFLGLILAHVGIVRVAQVLHIGLSSILVSGLFLWLLGATNRKTDGSAAVAGGVPAPTR; the protein is encoded by the coding sequence ATGATCTGGACCCGTTTTCAACGCCTTGCCATCGCGACTTTCATCGCGGTGGAGCTGCTCATTTTTGTGGGCGCTGCCGTGCGGGCGAGCGGCTCCGGTCTCGGGTGTCCGGACTGGCCATTCTGCTACGGCTGCTGGCTGCCACCGACCAAGGCTGCGGACATCGATTTTTCAAAGCTGGATCTGGAGAAGTTCCGGAAGAAAGCAGCCCAGCACGGACGTGACCCTGCCAGCATCACCGAGGAGAGCTTGCGCACCGAGTTCGATCCTGTAGCCACATGGATTGAGTACCTGAACCGGCTCACCAGCCTTCCCGTGGGCTTTACTTCGCTGCTTCTTTTTGGGGCTTCGTTTGGCCAGCTCAAGCAAAGACGGTTTGGAGTCTTTCTCGCGGGAGTGAGCGCTTTCGCCCTGGTACTCATCAACGCGTGGTTGGGTGCCCGCGTGGTGCTCAGTGGATTGAAGCCTGGCATCATCACCCTGCACATGGCCCTGGCCATTCTCCTGCAGTGTGTACTGGTGTATGCGGCGTGGCGGGGCACCGCAATGCCCTGGCACCTGAACACCAAGGGCCGGATGACTGCAGGTCTCAGAATGCTGGGATGGTTGCTTTTCCTCCTCATTGTGATTGAGGGGGTGATGGGCTCCCAGGTGCGCGAGTTGACGGATGCGCTGGCCAAGAGTCATGTGGGTGAGCTTCGTTCGCAGTGGGTGGGTGAGCTGGAGCAGAGCTGGGTGTACCTCATCCACCGGAGCTTCTCGTGGCTCATTGTGGCTTGCGTCCTTTGGTGGGTATGGGAGGCAAAGTCGGTTCTGAAAAAGGTGGGATGGCTGGAGTGGGGTGTGGTGGGGATTGTCTTTGCGCAGATGTTTTTAGGATTGATCCTGGCTCACGTGGGCATCGTGCGCGTGGCGCAAGTGCTGCACATCGGCTTGTCTTCCATCCTCGTAAGCGGGTTGTTCCTGTGGCTCTTGGGTGCCACGAACCGGAAGACCGATGGCAGCGCTGCGGTTGCGGGTGGCGTCCCGGCCCCGACGCGTTAA